DNA from Krasilnikovia cinnamomea:
CGTCGTCGCGGACAGGCCGCCGAGATGGCCCCGGCTGGACATGGATCGGATGTAGACGCCCGGGTCCGTGCTGTGCTCCTGCATCCGCACCCGGTCGCCGAGGATCGCCCCGCCGGTGAACGGGCTGGACGGGTCGACCGCCAGCACCCCCACCCGGCGCCCCTGCTTGCGCAGCGCCCGAACCAGCTCGTTCGTGGTGGTCGACTTGCCCACCCCGGGCGAGCCGGTCAGCCCGACGACCTGCGCCTGCCCCGCGTACGGGGCGAGCGCGGCGGCCACGGCGGGCAGCGCCGGGTCGCCGTTCTCGACGAGGCTGATGAGCCGCGCGACGGCGCGCGGGTCGCCGTCGCGGGCGCGGGCCACCAGCGTGGGCACGTCACGGGAACGGCGCGGGGTGAAGGTCACGGGAGCATCCTGCACCATCGCGCGATCCCCGGGTCAGGCAGCGGGAACGCGGATGACCAGCGCGTCGCCCTGACCGCCGCCGCCGCACAGACCCGCCGCGCCGGTACCGCCGCCGCGGCGGCGCAGCTCCATCGCGAGTGTCAGCACGAGCCGGGCGCCGGACATGCCGATCGGGTGGCCCAGCGCGATGGCGCCGCCGTTGACGTTGACGATGTCCTCGTCCACCTTGAGCTCGCGCATGGAGTGGATGACGACCTGGGCGAACGCCTCGTTCATCTCGATCAGGTCCAGGTCGGCGACCGTGAGGCCGGCCTTGCCGAGCGCGTGCTTGATGGCGTTGGCGGGCTGGGCCTGCAGGGAGTTGTCCGGGCCCGCCACGTTGCCGTGCGCGACGATCTCGGCCAGCCAGGTCAGCCCCAGTTCCTCGGCCTTGGCCCGGCTCATCACCACGACCGCGGCCGCGCCGTCGGAGATCGGCGACGAGCTGCCCGCGGTGATCGTGCCGTCGGGCAGGAACGCGGGACGCAGCCTGCCCAGCGTCTCGGCGGTCGACTCGGGGCGTACGCCCTCGTCCGTGTCGATCATCGGGTCGACCTCGCGCAGACCGCCGCGGATCGGCACGAT
Protein-coding regions in this window:
- a CDS encoding acetyl-CoA C-acetyltransferase, with the protein product MTSSVIVSGARTPMGRLLGNLKDLPATALGGHAIAAALERGGVRPDQVEYVIMGQVLQAGAGQIPARQAAVAAGIPMNVPAVTINKVCLSGLDAIALADQLIRAGEFDIVVAGGMESMTNAPHLLIGQRQGKKYGDILVRDHTAYDGLTDPWDRTAMGESTERSGVHLGISRAEQDAFSALSHQRAAAAQAGGRFAEEIVPIRGGLREVDPMIDTDEGVRPESTAETLGRLRPAFLPDGTITAGSSSPISDGAAAVVVMSRAKAEELGLTWLAEIVAHGNVAGPDNSLQAQPANAIKHALGKAGLTVADLDLIEMNEAFAQVVIHSMRELKVDEDIVNVNGGAIALGHPIGMSGARLVLTLAMELRRRGGGTGAAGLCGGGGQGDALVIRVPAA